A segment of the Sylvia atricapilla isolate bSylAtr1 chromosome 25, bSylAtr1.pri, whole genome shotgun sequence genome:
AGACGGAGGCAGTGAAGGTCCCCCGCTCCTCCCGGCGCTCAGCCGGTCCCGCCGCCGCTCACACCGGGTGGACGAACTGGTAGACGAGGCGCTGGGAGATGTCGGGCTTGCGGATGATCCCTTTCTTGTAGTATTGCCGGATGGAGCGGCTCAGCTTGTCGTAGTTCATGGCCGGGCGGTTCTTGCGGATGCCCCACAGCCGGGCCACCTGCGCCGAGTCCTCGATCTTGAAGATGCCTGGCAGAGGAGCGGGACACGGAGGGTTacagcatctcctgccccaCCTCAGCCCCCCCAGCGCCCGCCCCGGCTCCTCTGGAGCATCCTCGCCCACCTTTGTCCTTGTTGAGCCAGCGGATGAAGCGCCCGTAGTTGTGCggtttcagcagcagctccttgagGAACTGCCAGAGGTGGATGGGTTGGCCGGCGCAGGACGAGTCCACCTCGCTGTCggcccagctgctgtcacctcctgccacGGGAAGGGACGGGtgagaggagggaaggacagAGCTCGTGGCTGTGCACCATCCCAGGGAGCTCATCATGGAAATGATGCCAGAGCGGACCGGGGCTCAGCCCGGGCACTGCCTCGGGAAGATTTGCTCTCTCCTCCcagtcctggagcagggagaacagctcagccctgcccttgTGCAGCCCACAGGGGTGCAGGGGGTGTGGGACAGCGCCAGTGAGGGATTCAAACCAGTTCCCCTTTGCTGCAGAGAGCCgtgaggctgctctggggcagagcGAGTGTGACCACACAtatcccacagcagcagctgctccagcgcTCCGGATAGTCACAACTAAGCAGGGAGGGACCCCTCAAGTCCCCCGGACCTGTCTCCGAAAGAAGAGTGGGGCCAGTGGAGCTGAGCCCACACAGAACTCACCGCAGTATCTCACATCTCCAGGGGCAGCCTTCTCCTTCATCCAGGCGGCTGGAAGGGAGGAGCGGGGGGTCAGGGGGGCAcctcctgctgcacagcatCGCCcaccctccccagctccctcccgCTCCCCGGCACCCACCAGACTTCCAGATGTCCAGGTGGGCGTGCAGGATGTCGCCGAAGGCGGGCGAGCGCTGGCAGAACTGCTCCTCGGACATGGCACACAGGTCCTTTCCCGACAGCTCCTGGAAGGACTTCCCGATCTGCGGCAGTCGGTACTGGTGCTCCGTCCACAGGATCCACTTCTGCACGTTCCCGGGGCTCCAGTCCGTGGGGTCTGCGGGTGGAGGGGGGTGAGTGTGGCCAGCCAGGGACCgtcccctcctcctgctgtggggcagctgcTCTCCCCCAGACCCCAAAAcgtggctgcagcccctcaggaaCCATTCCCTTCTCCCGTGGGGGAGCAGCCACACTCTCCTAGACCCCAAACCAtggctgcagccccccaggaACCATTCCCTTCttgcacagggagcagctgctctcccagaCCCCAAAACgtggctgcagccccccaggaACCATCCCCTTCttgcacagggagcagctgctctcccagaCCCCAAAACGCggctgcagccccccaggaACCATCCCCTTCttgcacagggagcagctgctctcccccaaacccccccacACGGCTGCAGCCCCTCGATGCAGCGTGGCTTTGGCACATCCCTCCCTGGCCGCAGCAGGAGAGCGCTGGGGACACCCACCTGCGGCGATGTTGAGGAGCTTGCAGGCTGTCTCGATGTCCTTCAGCACCTCGCCCACCACCATGCTCTGCACCTGCTCCAGCGAGTGCTCCTCCAGGTGCAggctgtcctgcagctccccctcgggccccagccccaggccctgGCTGTCGATGATGGGACATTGCTCCGGTTCCTTCCTCGCCTCCTCCCGCCCGCCCTGGGCGCTGCCGTGGGACGGTTCCCCGGCTCCCTTGGCCGCCCAGGCCGCGTCCTCCGGGTAGAGCATGTCGAAGTAGTGCAGGCAGAAGGCTGGCAGCGGCTGCTCGGGggtgctgggagggctggggctctccgggcagccccagctccgcGGCTCGGGGTCCCGCGGGGGCGGCAGCAGCGCAGGGTCCGGCCAGGCGAGGCGGCCGGCGGGCAGAGCGCTCAGCccggggctggcactgcccatcCCTCCGCTCAGCGCCCGCTCCAAACCTGCCCGGAGGGGAGACAGAGaggggcacagctcagcccgGCACCGCTGCTGCCTCCCCGCCCGGCAGCCAGGCACAAAGGGAGGAACTAAGCCtgttaaaaggggaaaaagccTCCGAAGAGACCCACTGTGCCCTGCGAGGCTGAGGATGAGTGCGGGGTCAGCCTTGGCTGGGGGGGCTGGCCCGGGTTTGGGAGgaccaacagcagcagccagcacggagaaggagagcaggaggtgagCAGGATCCCTGTTCAGGGTCTGGGTGTTCAGGGTCTCCGCAGGTGGAGGtaagggctgggcaggaggcagtgggggacactgaggggactCCCCAGCACCTGtacaggacagccctggggtgACAATGGATGCCTGAGCCACAAGGATGCATTTCTGAGCATGGAAAAcatcctctgctgcttccaccTGAGGCACAACAGACCCAGATCTCCCAGGAGGGACCGAGCCCTTGGTCGCTGTTGCTAACCCTCAGATGAGAACTTTCCTTGTAAGACAGGATAATTGCAATTATCTTCATTGTCTTGCAAGAAAAACTACCCCAAAAGCAGCCTGTCCCCATCTGTCTCTGCACACAGGGAGTCCCAGAGGCCATGGAGAAGAGGATGAACCTGCTGAATTTCCATGGCAACACCAGGGAATGGCTCCATCCATGGAGAAACCTCCCCAAAAACCATCCTAAGActttgggaaggggaaaggcCCgccagggagaagctgctgatGGGCACGGGCAGggtgctgcccagctcctccacTTTCAGCATTGCATTTtacaagaagaagaagaaccaTCTCAAAGTGGTggtttaaaagcagaaaaaggagtttTAGCAATAGAGCTGGCAGTGGGAAAGGAGTGTGCAAAGCTTGAAACCCCTCAGGACGCCAGGCAGCCCTGAAGGGGAGCTGGGGGCAGTGGCCAGGGAAAGGAGGTGTCCTGTTGCTCCAAAGCCcagctggggggaaaaagatCCCTCAGAATTCCTCCAGGCAGAAGACAGCCCTCAAGCATGGGGGTGGTCAGTGAAGGAGGGACACTGGGGCCCCAGCCACATGTCCCATGCTCAGGGGGGTGTTAATGCAGCTCCTGAGGACTCAGTGCTCCCAGGAATACGGGTTTTGAAGATCTGCATTGCCTGGAACTGGGGGAAACTCATCAAGTCATCCTTGGAATAGTGCAAAGAGCTCAGAAAAACCCATGGAAGAGCCAGGGACACCTAAAGAGCACTCATGGCAGCTTGAGCCTGTGGGGACCTGGGGAGGGACTGTGGGTTCAGGAATTGGAGCCCACCTCCCTGAGTGGTCTTGGTGGCACtgcagaaaggaggaggagggagaagagggtACCAAAACCCTCTTCTGGTCTGGGGCTGCCTCCACCATCCAAACAGTTTCCCTGAGAGATGGTGCCTGCTTCCAAACCTCTCCTTGATTTGCTCAGGATTAAAAGAAGAGCTTTAGGAGATCAGCCCTAAATCCAGCCTCACGCTGCTCCAGGCACAAAAGGGAAGTGGCAACAGcttgtgcagctcctgctgctatGGGGATCTCTGCGGAGGGGAAAGGCTCCACATTCCCAACGCCTCTGGGATGTCCTGAAGTCCTGGTTCATCGTCACCCGtggaggagcagggctctggAACCACCCTCAGGAACGCCACGGGATGGACAGCCCCATCTTCACcctcatcctgctcctctcctcccagaTGGGACCAGAGGGACCCAATCCCTCGGGAAGTGTCCCCAAaagcctgagctgtgccccaCCAAGGGCGCTGTACTCTCAGGGCGGGGGCCGCTGTTTGACTTTCTCCCGCTCTGGCACGCGGGCGGCCGGGCTGGGTGCGACCTGTTTGCACTGAGAAGCCACTTCAGGTggcctttttcccccctctttccCTACCCCTTTTTGCATTTCCCTGCAaaaggagagctggaggggCAGCCCAAGGTGCGCTGGCCTACACGGCACCCAAAACCCTCCTTCCCACTCGCTGcctgaggctgagctgggcaTTGCATCAGCCTTGGCAGACGCTCCCTGGCTGCCGCTGCACAGGGCTGACATGGGCTGGTGGGACAGGAGCGGGGTGATGGGGCCTCTGCATttcccagggcacagagccagcatgagcccggggctgtgggtggTGCTGGgtcacagctcagctccacagccctgcagggacccAGACCCCACAGCCGAGGGGGATAACAATGGGGCCAAGGACCCCTGGGCCACCCCGAGCTCTCCTGGCAAGTGCAACCCACCATGGCTCAGGGTGGGATACGAGCACCAGCGAGGGTGGAACGCTGGGATCAGCCCTTGAGagcgagaaaaaaaaaaaaaaaaatagaaattcacCCACCCCCCACCCTCGAACAATGGGTCCGTTAATTAAAATCGAATCTGTGGTGGAACAGGTTGTGCCGGAGCTCGGGAAGCGCTGTGGGACTGGGGAGGGTGGCTGCCCACAGAGCCCGGGATGGCTCCCAAGGCCCCGGGCACTTCCGAAAGCCCTTCCCAGACACCCGAGGTGAGGGACCAGGGCCAGCCTCCAGGGTCACCTCCAGCctcaggctggggacagcgatgtgctctgctgtcccaggaggAACCGGGGATGTGCGGGACCCAGAGCTGTCCCAAACTGCCCAGAATGGCCTGGATTAGGCAGGAAAAGAGCCCTGGGGTCCCTGCAcaagccagggctgcagcaggcatCCAGGTGGGTGCTCAGAGGCTGCTGACAAGCTGAGGTCCTGCCAGCATGTCCCATGCACCCTGCAAGGCCCAGAGTGACAGCTGTGCCACGTCCTGCTGCCAAACCCTGTGCCACGCACCCTTCTTATCTCTGGGTGGAGGAAAGAGGATTGGCCAAAACctccccagagccagggcagggactggggactggggaggtgacagagcagggggctggggaggtgacagagcAAGGGGCCGGGGAGGTGACAGAGCAAGGGGCTGGGGTAATGACAGAGCAGGGGActggggaggtgacagagcAGGGGGCCGGGGAGGTGACAGAGCAAGGGGCTGGGGTAATGACAGAGCAGGGGActggggaggtgacagagcAGGGGGCCGGGGAGGTGACAGAGCAAGgggctggggaggtgacagagcAAGGGGCTGGGGTAATGACAGAGCAAGgggctggggaggtgacagagcAGGGGGCCGGGGAGGTGACAGAGCAGGGGGCCGGGGAGGTGACAGAGCAGGGGGCTGGTTCTGGTACCTGCACGGTGACAGGGGTGGGGCCAGGGCAAGCCCTGGGCTCACTCTGATGTACCCCCGGGGGGATGCAGCCCCTCCTGTGGGCTCCGGACCCTTGTCTCCCCACCAGCCTCCTCCAACACCACCGAGGTGCCCTGGCTCCTCCTGCCGTTACCTGCatggctgctggcacagggaccaGGTGTCCCCACGGATCCCCACGCCCCGGGTCAGGCTGCCCTCTCCATCAGCGCAGGGAGAcaaacagcagtgacaggggacagGCACAACCTGCCAGTGACCTGAGCAAAGCCTGGTGCTGGGTGTCCCCCCGgtgagcagcagagcttggTGTTCCCCATTTGGGGCCAGGGAGCCCCTATTTATAGCAGCACCTTCCCCCCcgtgctcccagccccagagaaCACCGGTATTGTGGGGATTTGGCACCCTCACGCCGTTTGTGTTTCACTAACCGAGCAGAACCACGAAAACCAAACCCGCAGCCAAAGTGACTTTAGggctgacaaaaaaacccaccccagcaggaaagcagctgggaCAGCGCAAGTTTGGAAAAGGGGTTCAGCTTCACAGAGACACCCCACAGCTGGCAACTCTCCTCAACAGCCACCCAGGACACTCCATAAAGGGTCCTGGCTGCTGATTTGTCACACGGTGCCCCAAAGCTCCTGTCGCCTGCCTGGGACTGCTGGGACCCGTGGCTatcccagctgttcccaggtcggctcaggagcagccagccccaggaTTCCCCGGCTCCATCGCACCCTCCCTGCTTGAGCAGCATGAGGTTACAAAGACACAAAAACAGCAAATCCCATTTCATTTTGGGTGACACCACCCAGAGAAATGCCAGGAACCTCACACCGAGGGACAACCAGTCCCTGCTTAGCCCTAACGACACCCGAAGGTACAAAGCGCACCTGACACAGAACAACACCGTGCCCACCCCAAACTGGTGCCAAAAGCAGGACCCCCCGGAGGGAGGAAAGGTGGGCTGGGTGGGTgctgggggagcacagggagccgGGGGTGATGGCAGCGCGGGCGCCTTACCTCGGGGATGTGCGGGCTCAGAATCCACATGGATGCCAGCGCAGGCTGGGAAGAGCCGTGCCCGCGGCACTCGGCGCGGTGTCTGCGGGGGACATGGCCCCAGGTGAGGTGTCCCAGCAGCGGCTCAGCGCCGGCCCCGCGGCGACAGCACGGCCGGGCTGAGCCGCATCGGCCCCGGGTGGGCACCGGCGGGGTGGGGACAGCGACAAGAACGGGACACCCCGCGTGGCTCCGGGGACAGCAGAGGGACGAAGCCACCGGCGGCTGTGCGAGGGGGATGCCGGCAGTGAGTGTCGGggctcagccacagcctcctttgCCCATTATATCCAATTCCTTCCTTATTTACCTGAACAAACAAGCAGCGCTTACCTCAGCCGAGGTGTTTGAACAGCCCGGGCCGGGTTAACCCTTGGCAGGTGCGTCCAGGGCGGGCTCAGAGCAGAACGGGCCTCGGGAGGGGAGCGGGACAAACCCGGGCACCGTTAaccccttcccaccctcccatGGGATgagacaaggacagggacaaggacagggacagacaccTGGCTCTTCTGGACTCagacctgcagcacagagaccTGTGAGATGTGTGTGTCCACAGCATGGCATCACTCCCAGAGCAGGCTGGGCCACGTTGGGACATCCCTGAGGGACACCCCGGGAGCATCCCTGACCCGACCCCAGAACCAtcccctgccccagtgctgcagccaggggcaGAGCCTGTGAGTGAGGGTGCACAGGGCTGGTGGGAGTGAAGGGAGCCCCTGACAGCACCCAAATCCTCCCACTCCAGGGACACAGCGCTGTcccctgcccggggctccctGACTGCAGGATGGGGCACGGGGGACAGCCACAACATGCCGCACTCCAGGCCCAGGTTGTCTCCACCGGCatgagcaggaaaaagcagttCTGAGCGAGACAGACACCGAGCTGGTAtttattgtccttttttttaGGACATGAAGCAGGCAGGGCAGTTCAGGCAGTTCTCCTGCGCACGTAGCGCTGCCAAAACCGAACTCCCCCGTGCCCTAAAAACCCACGTCAGACCAAACCCCGCCACAAACACCCACAGGTTGGCCCCACGTCACCATGTCCCGGCAGACACGtggcctgtccccagcccacgGCGGTGGCAGAGCTGGCATCCCTCGCTGCCCTGACCCGGGGCAGGCCCGGCTGATAAGCCGCCCGTCGGAAATGTTTGCCCCGAGGAAATGAAAACGCTGGAGGAAGGAGACCCCGGTGCGAGCGTGGGGAAAGGGCTTCGCTGCTATCGGCAGCACCAGGAGTTTCTGCCTCCCTTTGAAACGCCTCAATGTTATCTTATCGTGGGGAAAGTTCCCCCTGCGATCAGGGATCCCGTGTCCCAGGGGAGTTCTTTCCCCCTGTTTTGGTAAACACGGCTGGGCCTGGGACACgtggcagtggctgtggggggACCCCAGGACAAGCAGATGTGTTCGGAAGCCgccagcccctgcctgggctTTGTCAGGGGTTGGGCATGTTTGATTGGGatgtggcacagccaggaggggTGTCCAGGCCACTCAGTGCCCTCTCAGTGCtcctggcagccacagcagaacTCCTCAGCCCACTCAGAGCATCCACTGCTTTGGGCAAGACCTCACAGGCACCCAAAGCTGCTCCCATGTCACACCTCAGGATCCCCGGAGggcacctggagcaggagcatcccagcacagccctccaAGCATGGATCCCTTCCCCACAGCGCAGAAACACGAAGCATGTGACTGTGAAAACTGAAGATGCAGAGTGGAGTCACGTGTAAACTCGACACCAACCTGGCACCAGCCACGCTGGGAAAGCACCGTGGCCATCCCGCCCTTCCTGTGGCCGCCCTGCTCGTGCCCCACAGCCGGGCTGTGGCCCAGGGGATGTCTGGTGAGCAGGGTTTGCTTTGCTCATGCTGTGCGAGCTGGATCTGCTGTGACACCACCTCCAGGTCACCCGtgtttatttggtttctttACAACTTTTCACCAGAACAAACACCAGACCAGAGCACCAGAAGGAGtcagaagcaaagcagaaggGAGCACGGCTGGGGACACTGGACAGTGTCAGATGTCACCAAGCAGTGGGGAGTTCCCAGAGCCAGAGCATCCCAGACCTGGGTCATCCTGGGCTGTCTGGGACCCGTTGCCAAACTCACACCTCAATCTGAAAGAGCTTTACCTACTTCTCTTATCGGTAGCAGCGGGATCTCGATAACAGAAAGAgattaaagggaaaaacatttgctttcctggcctcagggagagctgggcagcGCAGCACAGTGCAGCAAAACTGGGTGAAAGGCCCCAAAATGAGACCTCTGCTTCCCTCCCAGACGGCTCGGGGGCTGGAGCCACCCAGTGTCAGCAGTTTCTGggggctctggctgtgctgggctctggctgtgccGGGCTCTGGCTGTGCCCGGCTCTCCCCGACACCTTTCACAATCGCAGCTCGGCACAGCTCTGCTTGCACATGCAAaccaggaaaaggagagattGCAACACCTGAGGAACAACAAAAGAGGGAAATGAAGTCTGGCTTTTCTGCCCCGTGTGCGCAGTTTTCGGGGCTTTTTCCTTGTCCTCCCTGTCAACTCATCAGCTCCGATTCCGGTGTCTTTTGCCACTGCTGAAAATTCAATGCTTGGGAACGCGGCCGgggggaagagctggagaaacGACTCGTGAATCAGCCTGGAGGAATCTCTGCCCACCTGCCTGCAGCTAATCTCTGGCTGCATCACAAGAATAATAGATAAGCAGCCATGTCACATATAATAAAACTATTGAAGGCCCTTGATGTCACTGCACAAACCACAGAGAGCATGGAGCCCGACCTGTCCCCACATGCAGCTGGTGTTTCCTGGTCCCCTGCAGTGGTGGggcttcctctgctccagctcctgcacaactttggggacagtggtggcCCCGAAGTAGAGCCAGAGTCCCTATGAGAGGCTGCATCCTCCACCCCATGTCTGTGCCACAAGGCGACGATGGGACAGGATGAATCCCACTCCCGGTCTGCAGGATGGATGCTCTGAGGCTTTTTTGCAACCCAAGGAGACTGGAAATGGTTGAACTGGTTGAAGTACCTTTACTGCCTTCTCCCCAGGCCCTGGAGGGTCCTGGGAGCGGAGAAAATCTCTCCAGGAGAGTCCAAAATGACCCAGAGGGTCAGGGAGCAAAAGTGTAGGAACCCACAGGTGTGCACAGAGGGGACAGCGCTTTTCATTGTGCAATGTCCCTGTGCAGATTTACCTGGGAGAGTGTCCAGAGCTCCCGAACTGCTGGGATAAGCTCCAGAGCCCAGACCACCGGAATCCCCTCTGACTCCTCCTTATCCCAGCCAGACCTACCCTTCCCGTGCAGCTCCAGGGCGAGTGGGGCCGCTCctctttattctctttattACCCCACCGGCTCCCCcatctcccagctgctgccataAACGCAGTTTACTCGGCCGCGTGTGTGCTCGGGGCAAACAGCTGCGTTATTGCCGTGGCACCCGCCCGAGGCCCACCCTGATAGAGGAGCCGGGGCTCCCGGCCCTGCTCCGGCACTCGGTCCCCGCTCCGAgctttctccagctcctgctcgCTGCTCCCACACTCCATCCCCACTGGATGAGGTGGCTCCCGGTTGCTCCCGTGGCCCTGCGAGGGGACCGTGGTGTCACCCGCACTCCAGGGCAGCCCTCCAGGCTGCAAAGCGGGTGCTGGGAGAAGCCGGCTCCATCCAGCAGCGCAGTGTGGTGTCTGCTCCACACTGATGGCGCAGGGGGTCCAGGTGCCATCCCTTTGCTGAGCACAGAGACCTTGGTGGTCACCTGGCACCTTTCAAAGGCTGCTTCAcacctgtgctggcaggaggtgacagggtCTGCCTCTGGGGTGCCACAGTCGCGTTTCTGCAGCCCGGCCATGTCAGGgagggcagctggggaaggacGAGCTGGGGGAGGTGGATGAAGACACCAGGGTGAGCCCAGCCCCTGGACCACCAGCTCCTCACCATTCCCACCCCGGTTCCCCCCAGCACCCCCGGGATCGGTGCCACTCCGGGTGACACAGGGGAACTCGTGCGACACCCAGCCGGGCAGGGAGCAGCGGATCCACCGCCGTGTTTGCTGTTCCCTTCCCAAAGCcctgctcttttcttcctccgGTGGCATTAAACTCCGGCTTTTGTCTCTCGGGATTAAAAGCCTGGAAATGGTTGCGGGTCGCCCGGCGGTGCCAGGAAGAGAGGGCTCAGGGCGGCGTGGGCACACCCCGCTCGCCGCAGGGGGAGGAAAGGTCACGGCTCCCCCTGCCCCGCCAGCGGAGATTTGGggtgcagaggagggaaaaaatcctgATCTGGGCTATCCGTGAAGTTGCTGCATCAGCACACgaaccccaaatcccatccgGCACGAGAGAACTCCCCAAAATAACCCACACAGGCGGCGTAGTCTTGttttgtcactgtcaccagctcGTCCCGCCGGCACACggggcagtggggacagcagcccctgcccgtgccggggctcggggccgctgggcagcagcagttcCCAGGCACACACGGGCAGCCAGGTGAGACGGGCCGGGCCCGGTGCCAGCAGACGGGATGTTGTCTTTTCACACAGCCCCGGTGCGGGGCCGAGTGGCGGCGGAACCCTCCGCGGCTTTGGTTCCCACACTGGGTGCCATTGAGAAATGCAAATTCATTCTTTCGCTGCCCGTTCTTCTCCCCACATGCAAAACGATCCTCGGGCATAACGGCCCCACGGAGCGACAGCGCGGAGAGCGTGGGAGCCGCCGGGCAGGGGAGCAGCGCGGCTGGGAGAGGGTGGAACGGGCAGCTCTGAGCGCCAGGGCGGCACACGGTGCCCCCGGAGCAGGCGACACTCTCGGTGGTGATTTCCCCTTGGGTTCTGTCTGCGCTGTCCATCCCAGGAGAACTGCAGAAGGTGTTGCCCCAGGGGGCAGACCCCTCGAAGTAACCCCAAACCTCACACTCTGCCCGGGCTCAGCTCAAAGAgctggtggggcaggaggggggcAGCAGGGACCAGAATCACCCCTCTCCCATCACTGCCGAGTCTCTGAGGCAGGTTTGCAGCAGCGGGGCCGCAGGAAGaggagggctgagctgtgcacagagggcagggaccCCCCATCCCGCAGCCTCCCGTGggtctgggctgcaggagggggcCGGGGACACGGAGGTGCCCGCAGAGCGAGCCGTGACTCAGCCGTGACTCACCGAGCT
Coding sequences within it:
- the SPDEF gene encoding SAM pointed domain-containing Ets transcription factor; translated protein: MGSASPGLSALPAGRLAWPDPALLPPPRDPEPRSWGCPESPSPPSTPEQPLPAFCLHYFDMLYPEDAAWAAKGAGEPSHGSAQGGREEARKEPEQCPIIDSQGLGLGPEGELQDSLHLEEHSLEQVQSMVVGEVLKDIETACKLLNIAADPTDWSPGNVQKWILWTEHQYRLPQIGKSFQELSGKDLCAMSEEQFCQRSPAFGDILHAHLDIWKSAAWMKEKAAPGDVRYCGGDSSWADSEVDSSCAGQPIHLWQFLKELLLKPHNYGRFIRWLNKDKGIFKIEDSAQVARLWGIRKNRPAMNYDKLSRSIRQYYKKGIIRKPDISQRLVYQFVHPV